CTATTATGGGTTCTGCGATCAGAAGGCCCATTATTCCAGCTAATAACTTTGAACTGAAGCCAGCACTCATCCAGATGGTTCAATCAAATCAGTTTGGAGGATATCCCAACGAGAGTCTTGATGAGCATATTGCAGGATTCCTCCAATACTGTAACACGGTAAAGATGAATAATGTCGCTGATGATGTTATTAGATTAcagctttttcctttctcactTAGGGATAAAGCGAGAGCCTGGTTCAATTCACTGCCACAAGAGTCCATCACCACCTGGGCCGACCTTTCATCTAAGTTTCTCAAGAGATTTTTCCCACCAGCTAGGACTGCAAGATTGAGGAACGAAATCACTAACTTCACCAAGTTCAATGGTGAATCACTTTATGAGgcatgggagagattcaaggaGGCAATCAGAAAGTGCCCACAGCACGGATTGCCAGATAATCTCCTAATTGAGGTCTTCTATCTTAGCCTGGATGATACATTGAGGTCTCTAGTAGATGCTGCAGCCGGAGGCGCACTGATGGGTAAGAATTATGATGAAGCAAGTGCTTTGATAGAAGAGATGGCCTCCAGTGCACATAATTGGCAGAATGAGAGAAGTAAATCAAGAGTGGCATCAGTCAATGACATGGACACTATTGCTAATTTGACAACCCAGATTTCAGCTCTCACTACCCAGGTAAGTAAACTCACCTCAGCACATTCTTTTAATACTAATCAGGTTGCTTTTTGTGAGTTGTGTTCAGGACCACATTCGACtcttgaatgcatgtctggAAATCCCTTGGCTTCACCCAATGGAGAGCAAGTGAACTTTGTCAATAACTTCCAACGGAGTAATCAAGAGCCTTATTCGAACACTTACAATCCCGGGTGGCGTAATCATCCTaatttctcatggaggaaTGAGAATAATGCACTTAAACCGCCACCTGGATTCCAAAAGCAAGGCCCTGCTCAGAATGCTCCACCTCAGCAAAGTCAGTCGAGAATGGAAGA
Above is a window of Punica granatum isolate Tunisia-2019 chromosome 7, ASM765513v2, whole genome shotgun sequence DNA encoding:
- the LOC116214607 gene encoding uncharacterized protein LOC116214607, producing MADDDINRQIQGAARALRDYAVPTIMGSAIRRPIIPANNFELKPALIQMVQSNQFGGYPNESLDEHIAGFLQYCNTVKMNNVADDVIRLQLFPFSLRDKARAWFNSLPQESITTWADLSSKFLKRFFPPARTARLRNEITNFTKFNGESLYEAWERFKEAIRKCPQHGLPDNLLIEVFYLSLDDTLRSLVDAAAGGALMGKNYDEASALIEEMASSAHNWQNERSKSRVASVNDMDTIANLTTQISALTTQVAFCELCSGPHSTLECMSGNPLASPNGEQVNFVNNFQRSNQEPYSNTYNPGWRNHPNFSWRNENNALKPPPGFQKQGPAQNAPPQQNGSLALDN